The following coding sequences lie in one Maylandia zebra isolate NMK-2024a linkage group LG14, Mzebra_GT3a, whole genome shotgun sequence genomic window:
- the akap1b gene encoding A kinase (PRKA) anchor protein 1b — protein MPLRFRSVVPYTLPGVLALIGWWWYISRKRERLINHDRTEGTPTTTDLKTSSADGSNGLVEKDTVSPTNDTDSPIHRPPNASNQRTQHENISQIHFQHTEASPSLAQSSEKFSCNSERMKQGVHRPPQSALPSLDKDDSLQVSSKDRKDPERSLSLALGTELNLVKDPVSDLERATFSYQSTKVTSSFPTTSLLSGAERPDPEGEVAKNHSTNNTQDEMIGWDEHASNVERVDPSEADSLDTPPPVPDFHQHILSSTPTDPVLASTSLSIVQNTTAVTPEDILVHGSPGEEHDLEDLAARLITKVISAATQEVLSVTSCQVVDKSLPNCSSGGLYPELEPIIATQKHHHLSTSPSQVGCDCREATEKEAQAVPNGCSSSPVWKSVDVSHINHQKNAVHSSHWSTQLPQEAQTSPVLNIKLKGDEAAPLAEDSACSTCHSEDGISSEDLQSSLFDNQSDVIQLTDLSAGEAAQGQVQAESLTEGLVLSATEEDSLDAACEIKGLNAVGVRNGAHGTCEVETDQSGGSDVNSMDSVDSGCTMGALESKGNHAASSTGLIIWEIEVPKHLVGRLIGKQGRYVSFLKQNSGAKIYISTLPYTQEFQICHIEGTQQQVDKALSLIGKKFKDLDLNNLYAAPPPPLTLPSLPMTSWLLLPSGVTVEVIVVNIVSAGHVFVQQHTHPTYHALRSLDQQMFLCYSQPGTPALPSPAEIGVICAAPAVEGAWWRAQVITFYKESNEVEIRYVDYGGYDRVKIDSLRQIRSDFVTLPFQGAEVLLDNIAPLPGEDRFSAEATSELEEMTRGVSLLAQVSSYDNNTGLPLVHLWNMVGDEVISVNRTLAERGLGVWVDGF, from the exons ATGCCACTGAGGTTTCGCTCTGTTGTACCCTATACACTGCCCGGAGTACTCGCACTGATTGGATGGTGGTGGTACATCTCACGAAAGAGAGAGCGGCTCATCAACCATGACAGGACTGAGGGAACTCCAACCACTACGGACCTTAAAACATCTTCAGCAGATGGTAGCAATGGTTTGGTGGAGAAAGACACTGTATCCCCCACAAATGACACAGACAGCCCCATTCACAGACCTCCAAATGCCAGTAACCAGAGAacacaacatgaaaacatttcacagaTCCATTTCCAGCACACTGAAGCATCACCGTCACTGGCACAAAGTTCTGAAAAGTTTTCATGTAATTCTGAGAGAATGAAACAAGGAGTCCATAGGCCTCCACAGTCAGCACTGCCATCACTTGATAAAGATGACAGCTTGCAGGTATCATCAAAAGACCGTAAAGACCCAGAGAGGAGCTTGTCACTTGCCTTGGGAACAGAGCTCAACCTAGTGAAAGATCCAGTATCTGATCTAGAAAGAGCCACATTTTCCTATCAGTCTACCAAAGTCACCAGCTCCTTTCCCACAACATCGCTGCTTTCTGGTGCAGAGAGACCAGACCCGGAGGGGGAAGTTGCAAAGAACCACAGCACTAATAATACACAAGATGAAATGATTGGTTGGGATGAGCATGCATCCAATGTAGAGAGGGTGGACCCATCAGAAGCAGACTCTCTGGATACACCTCCACCAGTGCCGGATTTTCACCAACACATTCTGTCCAGCACACCAACTGACCCAGTCCTGGCCTCTACATCCCTAAGTATTGTCCAGAACACAACAGCAGTAACACCAGAGGACATATTGGTACACGGTAGCCCTGGAGAGGAGCATGATCTTGAGGATCTTGCTGCTCGACTTATAACTAAGGTCATCTCAGCTGCCACCCAGGAAGTCCTTAGTGTCACAAGTTGCCAGGTTGTGGACAAAAGTCTGCCTAACTGCAGTAGTGGTGGACTATACCCAGAGCTCGAGCCAATCatagcaacacagaaacaccatCATCTCTCGACAAGCCCTtctcaggtaggctgtgattGTAGAGAggcaacagaaaaagaagcgcAAGCAGTGCCTAATGGCTGCTCCTCATCTCCAGTATGGAAATCTGTTGATGTCAGTCACATAAATCATCAGAAAAATGCTGTTCACAGCAGCCACTGGTCTACACAGCTGCCCCAAGAAGCACAAACCTCACCTGTGTTGAACATTAAACTAAAAGGTGACGAGGCTGCTCCACTGGCCGAGGACTCGGCCTGCAGCACCTGCCACTCTGAGGATGGCATTAGCAGCGAGGATCTTCAAAGCAGCTTGTTTGACAACCAAAGTGATGTGATCCAGCTTACAGACCTCTCTGCAGGAGAAGCGGCACAGGGCCAGGTGCAGGCTGAGAGTTTGACAGAGGGCTTAGTTTTGTCTGCAACTGAAGAAGACTCTTTGGATGCAGCGTGTGAGATAAAGGGGCTAAATGCAGTAGGTGTAAGGAATGGAGCTCATGGGACATGTGAAGTAGAGACGGATCAATCTGGAG GTTCTGATGTAAACAGTATGGACTCTGTGGATAGCGGATGCACTATGGGTGCCCTAGAGAGTAAGGGCAACCATGCTGCCTCAAGCACTGGGCTGATCATCTGGGAGATTGAGGTACCAAAG CATCTTGTAGGGAGGCTTATTGGAAAGCAAGGTCGATATGTGAGTTTCCTAAAGCAGAACTCTGGAGCAAAGATCTACATTTCTACCTTGCCTTATACACAGGAGTTCCAGATTTGTCACATAGAAG GGACACAGCAGCAGGTCGACAAAGCCCTGTCGTTGATTGGGAAGAAATTTAAAGACCTGGACCTCAACAATCTATATGCTGCACCACCACCTCCACTTACATTACCATCTCTTCCCATGACTTCATGG CTTCTCCTTCCAAGTGGAGTCACAGTTGAAGTGATAGTGGTGAACATCGTGTCAGCTGGTCACGTCTTTGTCCAGCAACACACCCACCCCACGTACCATGCCTTGCGAAGCCTTGACCAGCAGATGTTCCTTTGCTACTCACAGCCAGGCACCCCTGCCTTGCCCTCACCTGCTGAAA TTGGTGTGATCTGTGCAGCTCCTGCAGTTGAAGGAGCCTGGTGGAGAGCTCAGGTCATCACCTTCTACAAAGAATCGAATGAAGTGGAGATCAGATACGTTGACTATGGAGGCTATGACAGAGTTAAGATTGACTCACTACGGCAAATAAG GTCTGACTTTGTGACACTACCATTTCAAGGTGCTGAAGTATTACTCGACAACATTGCACCACTACCAG GAGAGGATCGTTTTTCAGCTGAGGCCACATCAGAGCTGGAGGAAATGACCAGAGGAGTCTCATTGCTTGCGCAG GTCTCCAGCTATGATAACAACACAGGCCTCCCGCTGGTCCACCTGTGGAACATGGTTGGAGATGAG GTTATATCTGTGAACCGTACACTGGCAGAGAGGGGCCTGGGTGTTTGGGTGGATGGATTTTGA